From Pedobacter aquae:
TCAGCCCTATGTCATGTCTTACGATATGTTTCCTTTAAAAACCTTAGAAGAGAAAAAAAGGATATTGGAACTGGCAGAAAAAAACAACTATATCCTAATTTTAGAACATGACCCCATTCATGAATGCTGTACTTTACAGATGACAGAAAAAGGGATAAGACTTCATAAAACTTTCGATTTGAAAGATTATAAGCAACAAATTGTTTAAAATATTTTTAGCAAAAAGCATACTGGCTAAATAATTGATTCTTGCTGACGAAAACATTATATGTTGGCAAAACCATCTTTTACCTATTTACTTACACTTTTCGTTTCCTGTATTACTTTTTCCTGTAATAAACTAGAATACAGCCCAAATCAAAGCTTCTCAAAAAATAGTGCATCGGCAATAAACGCAAAAAACATAGCTAAATTAGCAAAACAACAATCCGCAGATGATACTTTAAGATTTATCCTTACCGGAGATACACAGCGCTCTTACGACCAAGCAACCGCTTTGGTTAAATTGGTAAATTCTAAATTCCCTAAGCTAGATTTTGTGATCCTTAGTGGTGATATATCTGATTTTGGCTTACTACAAGAAATGGTTTGGGTAACTGATATTTATAACGGCTTACAAGTACCCTATTTAGCCGTCATTGGAAATCATGATTTAATAGCTAACGGCAGAAATGTTTACCTAAAGATGTTTGGCGATTTGAATTTCACTTTCACGCATAAAGGAGTAAAGTTTATTTGCCATGATGACAACAGTAGGGAATATCAATTTAACGGGAATGTACCAGATTTAACATGGATAGCACAAGAATTGCAAACTAGCAATGAAGTTGAGGCTATTGTAGGGGTAGCACACATCCCACCAAGAGGTGGAGATTTTGACCCTGCAATGGAAGACGCTTATATTCATTTATTTAACGCCCCTAAAGTAGTAGCCTGTTTATTTGCCCATGAAAATAAAAGCGATTTATATTATCCTATAGCAGGTGGAGTTCCATTTATTGTAACAGATGCCGTCACCAATAGAGAGTGCTTGTATGTAGAAA
This genomic window contains:
- a CDS encoding metallophosphoesterase family protein; translated protein: MLAKPSFTYLLTLFVSCITFSCNKLEYSPNQSFSKNSASAINAKNIAKLAKQQSADDTLRFILTGDTQRSYDQATALVKLVNSKFPKLDFVILSGDISDFGLLQEMVWVTDIYNGLQVPYLAVIGNHDLIANGRNVYLKMFGDLNFTFTHKGVKFICHDDNSREYQFNGNVPDLTWIAQELQTSNEVEAIVGVAHIPPRGGDFDPAMEDAYIHLFNAPKVVACLFAHENKSDLYYPIAGGVPFIVTDAVTNRECLYVEIVNGKLFKNENITY